The following are from one region of the Oncorhynchus nerka isolate Pitt River linkage group LG8, Oner_Uvic_2.0, whole genome shotgun sequence genome:
- the LOC115133744 gene encoding ras-like protein family member 11A-like, giving the protein MRLPVDPTTMNSGSSNFLLVPIQEYPVLDCVPNKNVKIVVLGASNVGKTALIVRFLTKRFIGDYEANTGALYSRKINLDGEQVSLQVQDTPCVSLQDDAEGLYCQEQINRSIYWADGYVLVFSITDHSSYRTIQPLYQHVRRIHPAGNIPVILVGNKSDLLRARQVPADEGETLAASLGGAYFEVSARENHEGVHSAFLHLCGEVSRALGGGNGEKRRGGLHLARPKSPNMQELKRRFRQVLSSKGKSSATTL; this is encoded by the exons ATGCGTCTTCCTGTTGACCCGACAACAATGAATAGTGGTTCTAGCAACTTTCTGCTAGTTCCAATACAGGAGTATCCCGTTCTAGACTGCGTACCCAACAAAAACGTCAAGATCGTGGTTTTGGGAGCGAGCAACGTGGGGAAAACAG CGTTGATAGTCAGGTTTCTGACTAAGAGGTTCATCGGGGACTATGAGGCAAACACAG GGGCCCTGTACTCCAGAAAGATCAATCTAGATGGAGAACAGGTTTCACTACAGGTTCAGGACACGCCCTGCGTCTCTCTAcag GACGATGCAGAGGGACTTTATTGTCAGGAGCAGATCAACAGGTCTATCTACTGGGCGGATGGATACGTCCTGGTCTTTTCCATCACAGATCACAGCAGCTATAGAACCATCCAGCCTCTCTACCAGCACGTCAGACGCATCCACCCTGCAGGGAATATACCTGTCATACTG gTGGGCAACAAGAGTGACCTCCTCCGTGCCCGCCAGGTGCCAGCCGATGAGGGTGAGACTTTGGCAGCCTCTCTGGGTGGTGCGTATTTCGAGGTCTCTGCCCGGGAGAACCACGAGGGGGTCCACTCCGCCTTCCTGCACCTCTGTGGCGAGGTGAGCCGAGCGCTGGGCGGGGGGaacggggagaagaggagaggggggctgCACCTAGCCCGGCCTAAGTCCCCCAACATGCAAGAGCTCAAAAGAAGGTTCCGACAGGTGCTCTCTTCCAAGGGGAAGTCTTCCGCTACCACGCTGTGA